In Urechidicola croceus, a single window of DNA contains:
- a CDS encoding ABC transporter permease — MNFPLYIAKRYLFSKSSNNTINIITAIATIGVIIGTMALFIVLSGFSGLKAFSLGFLKTSDPDFKISPVKGKSFQFTEQLQSIINNQKGIAQYTKVIEERAFFEFKNKTHLANIKGVEENYTKVNNVDTAIVVGNWINFDLPDNAVIGNGISNKLSMGINDYLEPLKIYVPKPGSGYVKSLDSDISLINVQPVGIFALTEELDRKFVFLPIELAQILLSYESNQISAIEVKVSDLNSRENIIEELQSSLGNDFKIQTREQLNAVFYKMLNTENLASYLIFTLILIIALFNVIGALIMMIFDKKNNLKTLYNLGTSVSEIRKIFVLQGFLLSFFGLLIGLLLGIVLVFSQQQFGFFMITQNLPFPVEFRFKNVLIVFFTILILGFIASKIASSRITKKVVE; from the coding sequence TTGAACTTTCCGCTGTACATTGCGAAACGTTATTTGTTTTCTAAAAGCAGTAACAATACTATCAATATCATTACAGCAATAGCCACCATTGGTGTTATTATTGGCACTATGGCATTATTTATTGTATTATCAGGTTTTTCTGGACTCAAAGCTTTTAGCCTTGGTTTTTTAAAAACTTCCGATCCTGACTTTAAAATTTCTCCAGTAAAAGGAAAATCCTTTCAATTTACAGAACAACTTCAATCAATAATAAATAATCAAAAAGGTATCGCTCAATACACTAAAGTAATTGAAGAAAGAGCTTTTTTTGAGTTTAAAAACAAAACACACCTTGCCAATATAAAAGGTGTAGAAGAAAATTATACTAAAGTTAATAATGTCGATACTGCAATTGTAGTTGGAAACTGGATTAATTTTGACCTTCCAGACAATGCTGTAATAGGAAATGGTATTTCCAATAAACTTTCAATGGGAATTAACGATTACCTCGAACCATTAAAAATTTATGTGCCAAAACCAGGAAGTGGCTATGTAAAAAGTCTTGATAGCGATATTAGTTTAATCAATGTACAACCAGTAGGAATTTTTGCTTTGACTGAAGAATTAGATCGTAAATTTGTGTTCTTACCAATTGAATTAGCACAAATACTTTTATCATACGAATCCAATCAAATAAGTGCTATCGAAGTCAAAGTATCTGATTTAAATTCTAGAGAAAATATTATTGAAGAATTACAATCTTCTCTTGGAAATGACTTTAAAATACAAACAAGGGAACAACTCAATGCTGTTTTTTATAAAATGTTAAATACTGAAAATTTAGCTTCCTATCTAATATTCACACTCATATTAATAATTGCTTTATTCAATGTTATTGGAGCATTAATTATGATGATTTTTGACAAAAAAAACAACCTCAAAACTTTATATAATTTAGGAACAAGCGTTTCTGAAATTCGAAAAATATTTGTGCTTCAAGGGTTTTTATTATCTTTTTTCGGATTGTTAATTGGATTGTTGTTAGGAATCGTATTAGTATTTTCTCAACAACAATTCGGATTTTTTATGATAACTCAAAATTTGCCCTTCCCTGTAGAATTTAGATTTAAAAATGTGTTAATTGTCTTTTTTACTATTCTAATTCTTGGATTTATTGCTTCAAAAATTGCAAGCAGCAGAATAACAAAAAAAGTCGTTGAGTAA
- a CDS encoding glycogen synthase, with protein MKILHISAECYPIAKVGGLADVVGALPKYQNNDTTLSQVVMPFYDNKFTKEHSFSSVYSSELTLGENIYKFNILKLNSSTLDFDIFFVDVPKLLFKEYVYSYDDTERFLSFQIAVLDWMLTIKEKPSIIHCHDHHTGLVPFMLQESFKYESLNKIPNILTIHNAQYQGWFSHDNVHLIPEFNFDHVGLLDWGGQINPLAAAIKCAWSVTTVSPSYMDELKSAANGLEWLLSDETEKCVGILNGIDTNVWNPEVDTYIIKNYSQKTIQSGRKANKQFLCDNYNLDLEKPLFAFIGRLVGEKGADLLPESFKIALKENNISVFLLGSGHGDTENQLIELKSQFKGSYNAFIGYDEKLSHIIYAGADFLLMPSRVEPCGLNQMYALRYGTIPIVRSIGGLKDTVIDIDNNGFGICHNEVTIEEITKAIKRGADLYKNNTKFKKIRKQIMSIDHSWNASAQEYLNLYNSLNS; from the coding sequence ATGAAAATATTACACATTAGTGCTGAGTGTTATCCAATTGCCAAGGTTGGTGGGTTAGCAGATGTTGTAGGGGCACTTCCTAAATATCAAAATAATGACACTACATTATCTCAAGTTGTCATGCCATTTTATGATAATAAATTCACTAAAGAGCATTCTTTTTCTTCTGTTTATTCGTCTGAATTAACTCTCGGTGAAAATATTTATAAATTTAATATTCTTAAATTAAATTCATCAACACTTGATTTTGACATTTTTTTTGTAGACGTTCCCAAACTATTATTCAAAGAATATGTATATTCTTATGATGATACTGAAAGATTTCTTTCTTTTCAAATTGCTGTGCTAGATTGGATGTTGACTATAAAAGAAAAACCATCAATTATACATTGTCATGATCATCATACGGGTCTTGTACCATTTATGCTACAGGAATCTTTTAAATATGAATCATTAAATAAAATACCAAACATATTAACAATTCATAATGCACAATATCAAGGCTGGTTTTCACATGATAATGTACATTTAATCCCAGAATTCAATTTTGATCACGTAGGTTTATTAGATTGGGGAGGGCAAATAAATCCTTTGGCAGCAGCAATCAAATGCGCATGGAGTGTAACAACCGTTTCTCCAAGTTATATGGACGAATTAAAATCTGCTGCAAACGGATTAGAATGGCTTTTAAGTGATGAAACTGAAAAATGCGTTGGTATATTAAATGGTATCGATACAAATGTCTGGAATCCAGAAGTTGATACTTATATTATTAAAAACTATTCTCAAAAAACTATTCAATCTGGTAGAAAAGCAAACAAACAATTTCTTTGTGATAATTATAATTTAGATTTAGAAAAACCTTTATTTGCATTCATAGGAAGATTGGTAGGTGAAAAAGGAGCCGATTTACTTCCAGAAAGTTTTAAAATAGCTTTAAAAGAAAATAATATTTCAGTATTTTTGTTAGGATCTGGCCACGGAGATACTGAAAATCAATTAATTGAATTAAAATCTCAATTCAAAGGTTCTTACAACGCTTTTATAGGTTATGATGAAAAATTATCACATATTATTTATGCTGGAGCAGATTTTTTATTAATGCCTTCGAGAGTTGAACCCTGCGGCTTAAATCAAATGTATGCCTTGCGCTATGGAACGATTCCTATAGTTAGAAGTATTGGAGGCTTAAAAGATACCGTAATTGATATTGATAATAATGGATTCGGAATTTGCCATAATGAAGTTACTATCGAAGAAATTACAAAAGCCATAAAAAGAGGTGCTGACCTCTATAAAAATAACACTAAATTTAAAAAAATTAGAAAACAAATAATGAGCATTGATCATTCTTGGAATGCATCGGCTCAGGAATATTTAAACTTGTATAATTCATTAAATTCTTAA
- a CDS encoding DUF4230 domain-containing protein, protein MKKVLLGIVLTLLIFFSYKYFDSKNSESAVLTENSLLIQEQLLNVGKLIVTEGHFSEVFNYKNSKEIFGNYFTSEKKALVVVNAEVTIAYDLSKIEYVIDKENKTLQIISIPKEEIKINPDLEYYDIQADYLNPFSAEDYNSIKETVKSSLVKKLEASSLKKNARTQLLSELSKFYILTNSMGWKLQYDEIQINDLTEIESIKL, encoded by the coding sequence ATGAAAAAAGTTTTATTAGGTATTGTTTTAACGTTGCTTATTTTTTTTAGTTATAAATACTTTGATTCAAAGAATAGTGAATCTGCTGTTTTAACTGAAAATTCTCTTTTAATTCAAGAGCAACTTCTAAATGTTGGTAAACTTATTGTAACAGAAGGACACTTTAGTGAGGTTTTTAATTATAAAAACTCTAAAGAAATTTTTGGCAATTATTTTACCTCTGAAAAGAAAGCATTAGTGGTTGTAAATGCTGAAGTCACTATTGCTTATGATTTGAGTAAAATTGAATATGTAATTGATAAAGAAAATAAAACTCTTCAAATAATAAGTATTCCTAAAGAAGAAATAAAAATCAATCCAGATTTAGAGTACTATGATATTCAAGCAGATTATTTGAATCCTTTTAGCGCTGAAGATTATAATAGTATCAAGGAAACTGTAAAATCTTCATTGGTAAAAAAATTGGAAGCCTCAAGTTTAAAAAAGAACGCTAGAACTCAATTACTAAGTGAGTTGTCGAAATTTTATATTTTAACTAATTCTATGGGTTGGAAATTGCAGTATGATGAAATTCAGATTAATGATTTAACTGAAATAGAAAGCATTAAATTATAA
- the rbfA gene encoding 30S ribosome-binding factor RbfA — METNRQKKIAGVLQKDLVDVLQSAAREGMKGVIISVTKVNVTSDLSEAKVYLSVFPSEKREELLKGIISNTPLIRHEMSQRTKHQLRRMPNLLFFGDDSLDYIDTIDNALKGNEENPLKNPDILDKRQKR, encoded by the coding sequence ATGGAAACAAATAGACAGAAAAAGATTGCAGGAGTATTACAAAAAGACTTAGTTGATGTATTACAAAGTGCTGCACGTGAAGGGATGAAAGGTGTTATTATTTCGGTAACCAAAGTTAATGTTACTAGTGACTTGTCTGAAGCAAAGGTATATTTAAGTGTTTTCCCATCCGAAAAAAGAGAAGAATTGTTAAAAGGAATTATATCTAATACCCCTCTAATTCGTCATGAAATGTCACAGCGTACTAAACATCAATTGCGTAGAATGCCTAACTTATTATTTTTTGGAGATGATTCATTAGATTATATCGATACAATTGACAATGCTTTGAAAGGAAATGAAGAAAATCCTTTAAAAAATCCTGACATTTTAGATAAACGCCAAAAAAGATAA
- the lepA gene encoding translation elongation factor 4, with translation MKHIRNFCIIAHIDHGKSTLADRLLDFTGSVTAREKQDQLLDSMDLERERGITIKSHAIQMDYTYKGEQYILNLIDTPGHVDFSYEVSRSIAACEGALLIVDAAQSIQAQTISNLYLALENDLEIIPVLNKVDLPSANPEEVTDDIVDLLGCDPEEVIHASGKTGFGVDKILEAIIERVPAPKGDPNAPLQALIFDSVYNTFRGIETYFRVFNGEIKKGQKIKFVATDKEYFADEVGTLKLNQVAKQSVKTGDVGYLITGIKTAKEVKVGDTITDAVNPTQNIVEGFEDVKPMVFAGIYPVDTEDYEELRNSMEKLQLNDASLVFQAESSAALGFGFRCGFLGMLHMEIIQERLEREFNMTVITTVPNVSYQAYTNKNPDDAFVVNNPSDLPDPSTINRVEEPFIKATIITKSDFVGNVMSLCIEKRGLITNQTYLTTERVELTFEMPLAEIVFDFYDRLKTVSKGYASFDYSPIGMKVSKLVRLDILLNGQPVDALSALIHFDNAQHIGRKMCEKLKELIPRQQFDIPIQSAVGSKIISRETVKALRKDVTAKCYGGDISRKRKLLEKQKKGKKRMRQVGNVEIPQQAFMAVLKLND, from the coding sequence ATGAAGCACATTAGAAATTTTTGCATTATTGCACATATTGATCACGGAAAAAGTACTCTTGCCGATAGACTTTTAGATTTTACAGGATCTGTAACAGCTAGAGAAAAGCAAGATCAGTTATTGGATAGTATGGATTTGGAAAGAGAACGTGGAATCACGATAAAATCTCATGCAATTCAAATGGATTATACTTACAAAGGTGAACAATATATACTTAACTTAATTGACACACCTGGACACGTAGATTTTTCATACGAAGTTTCTCGTTCAATTGCTGCTTGTGAAGGTGCTCTTTTAATAGTAGACGCTGCACAAAGTATTCAAGCACAAACTATTTCAAATTTATATTTGGCTTTAGAGAATGATCTTGAAATTATTCCCGTTTTAAACAAAGTCGATTTACCAAGTGCCAACCCTGAAGAAGTTACTGATGATATTGTAGATCTTTTAGGTTGTGATCCAGAAGAAGTAATTCATGCTAGTGGAAAAACTGGATTTGGTGTAGATAAAATATTAGAGGCAATTATCGAAAGAGTTCCTGCTCCAAAAGGTGATCCAAATGCACCATTACAAGCATTAATTTTTGATTCGGTATATAATACTTTTAGAGGAATTGAAACATATTTCCGCGTTTTTAATGGTGAAATCAAAAAAGGACAAAAAATAAAATTTGTTGCTACTGATAAAGAATATTTTGCTGATGAAGTCGGAACTTTAAAATTAAATCAAGTTGCTAAACAAAGTGTTAAAACTGGTGATGTAGGATACTTAATTACAGGTATTAAAACTGCTAAAGAAGTAAAAGTTGGAGATACTATTACAGATGCTGTTAATCCTACACAAAATATTGTCGAAGGTTTTGAAGATGTAAAACCAATGGTATTTGCTGGAATTTACCCTGTAGATACAGAAGACTATGAAGAGTTGAGAAACTCGATGGAAAAACTCCAACTAAATGATGCATCATTAGTTTTCCAAGCAGAAAGTTCGGCAGCATTAGGTTTTGGTTTCCGTTGCGGATTCTTAGGTATGTTGCACATGGAAATTATTCAAGAACGTCTAGAACGTGAATTCAATATGACGGTAATTACAACCGTACCAAACGTTTCTTACCAAGCATACACTAACAAAAATCCAGATGATGCATTTGTAGTTAACAATCCTTCTGATTTACCAGACCCCTCAACAATCAATAGAGTTGAAGAACCTTTTATTAAAGCTACAATTATCACAAAATCCGATTTTGTTGGTAATGTAATGTCACTTTGTATTGAAAAACGCGGATTGATTACCAATCAAACCTATTTAACAACAGAAAGAGTTGAGCTTACATTTGAAATGCCATTAGCAGAAATCGTATTTGATTTTTATGATAGATTAAAAACTGTATCTAAAGGATATGCGTCATTCGATTATTCGCCAATCGGAATGAAAGTTTCAAAATTAGTTCGTTTAGATATTTTATTAAATGGTCAACCTGTAGACGCATTATCTGCTTTAATTCACTTTGACAATGCTCAACATATTGGTAGAAAAATGTGTGAGAAATTAAAAGAATTAATTCCTCGTCAACAATTTGATATTCCAATTCAGTCTGCTGTAGGTTCTAAAATTATTTCTCGTGAAACAGTAAAAGCCCTTCGTAAAGATGTAACTGCCAAATGTTATGGTGGTGATATTTCACGTAAACGTAAACTGCTTGAAAAACAAAAGAAAGGAAAAAAACGTATGCGCCAAGTAGGAAATGTTGAAATTCCTCAACAAGCATTTATGGCAGTTTTAAAGTTAAATGATTAG
- the dusB gene encoding tRNA dihydrouridine synthase DusB — protein MVKIGNIELPDFPLLLAPMEDVSDPPFRALCKEQGADVVYTEFISSEGLIRNASKSVKKLDIYEKERPVGIQIFGANLDSMLQTIDIVEQSKPDIIDINFGCPVKKVVSKGAGAGILKDVCLMEKLTAEMVKRTNLPVTVKTRLGWDEKSIKIVEVAERLQDVGCAAISIHGRTRAQMYKGDANWKPIAEVKNNQRMHIPVFGNGDVNSPERAMEMRDDFGLDGAMIGRASIGNPWFFKQVKHFFATGEHLPEVTIAERVEVAKRHLQMEIDWKESEMQGVLETRRHYATYFKGIPHFKEYRMKMVTSDSAQDVFDAFDEVLQKFG, from the coding sequence ATGGTTAAGATAGGAAACATAGAATTACCAGATTTTCCGTTGTTGTTAGCACCAATGGAAGATGTGAGTGATCCACCTTTTCGAGCTTTATGCAAGGAGCAAGGTGCAGATGTTGTGTATACAGAATTTATTTCGTCTGAAGGTTTGATTCGAAATGCTTCAAAAAGTGTTAAGAAATTAGATATTTACGAAAAAGAACGTCCAGTTGGTATTCAAATTTTTGGAGCAAATCTTGATAGTATGTTGCAAACAATAGATATTGTTGAGCAATCAAAACCTGATATTATTGATATTAATTTTGGATGTCCAGTTAAAAAAGTAGTTTCAAAAGGTGCAGGAGCAGGTATATTGAAGGATGTATGTCTTATGGAAAAATTAACTGCTGAAATGGTAAAAAGAACAAATTTACCAGTTACCGTAAAAACACGTTTGGGTTGGGATGAAAAATCGATTAAGATTGTTGAGGTTGCCGAACGCTTACAAGACGTTGGTTGTGCTGCAATTTCTATACATGGACGTACACGTGCTCAAATGTATAAAGGAGATGCAAACTGGAAACCAATTGCTGAGGTTAAGAATAATCAACGAATGCATATCCCTGTTTTTGGTAATGGAGATGTCAATTCACCTGAACGAGCTATGGAGATGAGAGATGATTTTGGTTTGGATGGGGCAATGATTGGTAGAGCAAGTATTGGAAATCCTTGGTTTTTTAAACAAGTAAAACATTTCTTTGCAACGGGCGAGCATTTACCAGAAGTTACTATTGCCGAAAGGGTTGAAGTAGCGAAAAGACATTTGCAAATGGAAATAGATTGGAAAGAAAGTGAAATGCAAGGAGTTTTAGAAACACGTCGTCATTATGCAACTTATTTTAAAGGAATTCCGCATTTTAAAGAGTATCGTATGAAAATGGTGACTTCTGATTCTGCTCAAGATGTTTTCGATGCTTTTGATGAGGTACTTCAGAAGTTTGGTTAG